The following proteins are encoded in a genomic region of Zea mays cultivar B73 chromosome 9, Zm-B73-REFERENCE-NAM-5.0, whole genome shotgun sequence:
- the LOC103639572 gene encoding expansin-A25, translated as MGMGSRVLALLAVLAATTTSFAPAQGWNYGTATFYGGRDGSGTMGGACGYGNLYQAGYGTNTAALSSVLFNDGAACGQCYLVMCDGNASPSCRPGAAVTVTATNFCPPNWAQPSNSGGWCNPPRPHFDMAQPAWERIGVYGAGIIPVRYQQVTCWRQGGMRITIGGSSFFQLVQFSNVAGSGSIRSVSVKGAKTGWVALNRNWGANWQCNSALFGQALSFSVTSTGGQTIYMTDVVPAWWQIGMVFTSNYNFYY; from the exons ATGGGCATGGGCAGCAGAGTCTTGGCATTGCTCGCCGTCCTGGCGGCGACAACGACGTCCTTCGCGCCGGCGCAGGGCTGGAACTACGGGACGGCGACGTTCTACGGCGGCCGCGACGGCTCCGGCACGATGG GCGGCGCGTGCGGGTACGGCAACCTGTACCAGGCCGGGTACGGGACGAACACGGCGGCGCTGAGCTCGGTGCTGTTCAACGACGGCGCGGCGTGCGGGCAGTGCTACCTGGTCATGTGCGACGGCAACGCGTCGCCCTCGTGCAGGCCGGGCGCCGCGGTGACCGTGACGGCCACCAACTTCTGCCCGCCCAACTGGGCGCAGCCCAGCAACAGCGGCGGCTGGTGCAACCCGCCGCGGCCGCACTTCGACATGGCGCAGCCCGCGTGGGAGCGCATCGGCGTCTACGGCGCCGGCATCATCCCCGTCCGCTACCAGCA GGTGACGTGCTGGCGGCAGGGAGGGATGCGGATCACCATCGGCGGCTCCAGTTTCTTCCAGCTGGTGCAGTTCTCCAACGTGGCCGGCAGCGGCTCCATCCGGTCCGTGTCGGTGAAGGGCGCCAAGACGGGGTGGGTCGCGCTCAACCGCAACTGGGGCGCCAACTGGCAGTGCAACTCGGCGCTCTTCGGCCAGGCGCTCTCCTTCTCCGTCACCTCCACCGGCGGCCAGACCATCTACATGACCGACGTCGTGCCGGCGTGGTGGCAGATCGGCATGGTCTTCACGAGCAACTATAATTTCTACTACTGA